The Gemmatimonadota bacterium DH-78 region ATCTTCTCGGTGGCGATCACCAGCGCAACGTCGCCGCGTCGGGAGGCGAGGAACCCCTCGGCCACGGTCAGTGCGTACAGCCACCCGGAGCAGGCCGCCTGCACATCGAAGGCGTGCGCGTTCTCGGCGCCGAGGAGCGACTGGATGTCGCAGGCCGTGGAGGGCAGCCACCGGTCGGGGGTGGCGGTCGAGACGACGATGAGATCGACCTCTTCGGCCGACACGCCGGCGCGCTCCATCGCCTGTGCGGCGGAGGCGCGGCCCATCTCGGCGGCGAGCAGGTCTTCCGGCCCCACCCGTCGCTCGCGGATGCCGGTGCGGGTGCGGATCCACTCGTCGTTGGTGTCGACGATCTTCTCGAGGTCGTCGTTCGTCAGCACCCGCGAAGGCAGGTAGCGACCGGTGGCCGCGAAGTCGACGATGGGCTGCGGTGTCTTCATGCCGTCTCCCCCGAGGTGCGCTCGCCGCCGAGCTCGGCGGCCATGTCGGCCACCATGTCGTTGCGTACGGCCTGAGCTGCGACGCGCACCGCGTTGCGGATGGCCTTCGGCGGCGAACCGCCGTGGCAGATGATGGTCACGCCGTCGACCCCCAGCAGGGGGGCGCCGCCGTACTCCGAGTAGTCCAGAAGGCGCATGACCGGATCGAGCGACGGCGCATCGTCGGCCTTGGCGAGTTCCTTCCGCACCATGCCGAGGATGAACTGCGCCACCGACTCGTAGAACTTGAGCAGCACGTTGCCCGCGAACCCGTCGGCCACGAGCACGTCGCAGGCCCCCTTCACGATCTCGCGGCCCTCGATGTTGCCGACGAAGTTCAACGTCGGGTCGGCGGCGAGCAAGCGGTGCGTTTCCTGAGCGAGTTCGTCGCCCTTCTCCGGCTCTTCGCCGATGTTGAGCAGCCCGATGCGCGGACTCTCGACACCGCGCACGTCGGCCATGTACACCCGCCCCAGGTGGGCGAACTGTACGAGGTGACGGGGCTTGCAGTCGACGTTCGTACCCGCGTCGAGCAGGAGCGTGGGCGCTCCGGCCGTCGGGAAGAAGGTGCCGACCGACGGTCGCTCCACCCCGGGCAGCGGGCGGAGGATGAACAGCGAAGCGGCCATCACCGCGCCGGTCGAGCCGGCGCTGATGAAGGCGTCCACCTCACC contains the following coding sequences:
- the plsX gene encoding phosphate acyltransferase PlsX, whose protein sequence is MGTDAAPVSEVEGAIRALRELDDDLEIVLVGDPVLIEAELARHDGVPMDRLSVVAARERVSAKDPPATVVRRKPDSSIAVGLRLHREGEVDAFISAGSTGAVMAASLFILRPLPGVERPSVGTFFPTAGAPTLLLDAGTNVDCKPRHLVQFAHLGRVYMADVRGVESPRIGLLNIGEEPEKGDELAQETHRLLAADPTLNFVGNIEGREIVKGACDVLVADGFAGNVLLKFYESVAQFILGMVRKELAKADDAPSLDPVMRLLDYSEYGGAPLLGVDGVTIICHGGSPPKAIRNAVRVAAQAVRNDMVADMAAELGGERTSGETA